The stretch of DNA AGCCTGCGGGCGATCGAAACCGCGCTCCAGGCGAGCGCCGAGACCAAGGCCAGGCTTGAGCGCGAGGTCGCCGAGATCAAGGGCGACGGCGCGCGCCTCAACCAGGCCCTGATCGACGCCGCCCGCAAGGCGCAGGAAGCCGAGACCCGCATCTCCGACCTGGAAGGGCGGCTCCAGACCATGGCCGGCAGCGAGACGGCGTTGCGCCGCTCGCTGGAGGCCCGCCGCGGCGTCATCGCGGAAGTGCTGGCGGCGCTCCAGCGCATGGGCCGGCGCCCGCCCCCGGCGGTGCTGGTGCGGCCCGAGGACGTGCTGGCGGCGATCCGCACCTCGATGCTGCTCGGCGCCGTGGTGCCCGAATTGCAGGGCGAGGCCGAGACCCTGGCCGGCGACCTCGCCGAGCTGGTGCGCCTGCGCGGCCTGATCGCAGCCGACCAGGAGACCCTGCGCGGCGACATCAAGGGCTGGGCCGCCGAGCGCCAGCGCCTCACCGCCCTCATCAGCGCCCGCCAGGCCCGGCTGGGCGAGGCGGAGAGCGGGCTCACCGCCGAGCGCGAGCGGGCGACGGGACTTGCCGGCCAGGCCCGCACCCTCAAGGATCTGGTCGACCGGCTCGACGGCGACCTGGCGAACGCCCGCAAGGCCGCCGGCGCGGCCAGGGAGGCGGCGGAGGCCGAGAGCCGCGAGACCCGCGAGCGCTTCGCGGCGGCCTCCTTACGTGATCCGGCGCGGCTCGCCCCGAAGGTTCCCTTCCCCCAGGTGCGCGGCCTGGTGCCGCGCCCGGTGAGCGGCGAGGTGGTGCGGACCTTCGGCAGCCCCGACGGCGCCGGCGGCACGAGCCGCGGCATATCGCTCATGACCCGCCCGCGCGGCGTCGTTTCCTCTCCGGCCGACGGCTGGGTGGCTTACGCGGGGGCGTTCCGCTCCTACGGACGTCTCTTGATCATCAACGCGGGCGACGGCTACTATCTCCTCCTGGCGGGCATGGACCAGATCAACGTCGAGGTCGGTCAGTTCGTGCTAGCGGGGGAGCCGGTCGCCGTGATGGGAGACACGGGCTCCGCACCTTCGGCGGGAGCCGGTGGGCGGAACGATCCCGTCCTGTACGTCGAGTTCAAAAAAGACGGTGGCTCCATCGACCCGGATCCTTGGTGGGCCAAAGGGTCAAGCGAGAAGGTTCGCGGATAATGCGCAAAGTTTCCCTCGTCCTGTTCGGAGCCATGTTGGGCGCCGGGACGGCCACGGTGGCGACCCAGACCCACCTGCTCTCGAGCACGAGCGCAGTCGCCGCCTCGGCCGAGACCTACCGCCAGCTCAGCCTGTTCGGCGACGTGTTCGAGAAGATCCGCACCGACTACGTCGAGAAGCCCGACGAGGGGAAGCTGATCGAGGCGGCCGTCAACGGCATGCTGACCTCGCTCGACCCGCATTCGAGCTACATGGACGCCAAGAGCTTCCGTGACATGCAGGTCCAGACCAAGGGCGAGTTCGGCGGCCTCGGCATCGAGGTCACGATGGAGGACGGCCTGATCAAGGTCGTCACCCCCATCGACGACACGCCCGCCGCCCGCGCGGGGCTTCTCGCCAACGACATCATCACCCAGATCGACGGCGACCAGGTCCAGGGCCTGACCCTCAACCAGGCCGTCGACAAGATGCGCGGCCCGGTCAACTCGCCGGTGAAGCTGAAGATCACCCGCAAGGAAGCCAAGGACCCGCTCGAGGTCACGCTCAACCGCGACCTGATCCGCATCAAGCCGGTCCGCTCGCGCACCGAGGGCGGCGACATCGGCTACATCCGTCTGACCCAGTTCAACGAGCAGACCTATGACGGCCTGAAGGCCGCCGTCGACAAGCTCTCGACCGAGCTGCCCGGCGACAAGCTCAAGGGCTTCGTCATCGACCTGCGCAACAACCCGGGCGGCCTGCTCGACCAGGCTGTGATGGTCTCCGACGCCTTCCTCGACCGTGGCGAGATCGTCTCGACCCGCGGCCGCAACCCGGACGAGACCCAGCGCTTCTCGGCCAAGTCCGGCGACCTGACCAAGGGCAAGCCGATCGTGGTGCTGGTCAACGGCGGCTCGGCCTCGGCCTCCGAGATCGTGGCCGGCGCGCTCCAGGACCACAAGCGGGCCACCGTGCTCGGCACCCGCTCCTTCGGCAAGGGCTCGGTGCAGTCGATCATCCCGCTCGGCGGCAACGGGGCGCTCCGCCTCACCACCGCGCGCTACTACACCCCGTCCGGCCGTTCGATCCAGGCCAAGGGCATCGAGCCGGACCAGGAGGTGCTGCAGGACGTGCCCGACGAGCTGAAGGGCAAGGACGAGACCAAGGGCGAGGCCGGCCTGAAGGGCCACCTCAAGCAGAAGGACACCGAGGAGCGCGGCGGCTCGTCGGCCTATGTCCCGCCGGACCCGGCCAAGGACAAGCAGCTCCTCGCCGCGGTCGACTTCCTGCACGGCGTGCAGAAGGGCGCGGCCAACACCGCCAAGAGCACCGACAAGCCGACGGACACGAAGCCGAACTGATCGGCTGACGTCCTGCGGCGGTCTTAACGCCGCGTTTACCGCGAAGGCCCGCAATGCCGGTAACGACCGGCGCTGCGGGCCTTCCGCTTTCTTGGCAGCGACACGGTCGCGGGACCTCACGACCGTGCCGCTCGCGTCCGACACCATCCTGACCCGTCCCCTCGGGCTGAGGGACGAAGCGTCTGCGCGCCTCCAGCATTGGCGCGCCGCCCTGCGACCCCGCGTGGTCGCCGCCGCCGGCCTGGGCGCGGGCGTCCTCGCGCTCGCCGCCTTCCTCGTCCTCAGCGACGATCCCCTCGCGGGCGAGCCCTACGCCATCGCGACGGTGGAGGTGCGGGCGCCCGTCGCCCCGGTGCCGGAGCCCGCAATCCCGTCCCGTCCCGATCCGGCCAGCCGCAGCGCCGGCGAGGTCGAGCGGGCCTCGGGCGTCGCGGTGACCCGCCCGGAGGGCACCGGCGCGCCGGATTCGGTGGTGATCCGGGTGCCGGGCAACGGCCCGATCCAGCTTGCACCCGCCCCCGATCCGCGCCTGTCCGAGCGCGGGCGCTACGGCACCCTGCCGAAGATCGGCCCGGACGGCGCGAAGGCCCTCGACGTCTATGCCCGGCCCGAGGCCTCGGGGCTGGAGAAGGGCGGGGCGGTGGCCGGCCGCATCGCGCTCGTGGTGTCGGGCCTCGGCATCGGCCAGGCGGCGACCCAGGACGCGGTGCAGCGGCTGCCGCCGGCCATCTCCCTGGCCTTCGCGCCCTACGGCGCCGACGTGACCCGCAGCGCCGCCCGCGCCCGAGAGGCCGGGCACGAGGTGCTGGTCCAGGCGCCGATGGAGCCGTTCGACTATCCCGACAACGATCCCGGTCCCCAGACCCTGCTGGCGGGAGGCAAGCCGGCCGAGAATCTCGACCGGCTCGCCTTCGTGCTCGCCCGGGTGCCCGGCGCGGTCGGGGTGATGAATTTCATGGGTGCGCGCCTGACCAGCGAGAGCGCCGCCCTCGAGCCGGTCCTGCGCGAGATCGGCGGGCGCGGCCTCGGCTTCCTCGACGACGGCACCTCGCCGCGCTCGCTCGCCCGCGATGTCGGCCGCAAGGCCAAGGTGCCGGTGGCGCGAGCCGACATCGTCGTCGACGCGGTGCCGCGCCCCGACGCGATCGACCGCGAGCTCGCCCGGCTGGAGGAGGCGGCGCGCAAGTCCGGCTTCGCGCTCGGCTCGGCATCCGCCCTGCCGCTCTCGATCGACCGGATCGCCCGCTGGTCGCGCGACCTCGAATCCCGCGGCATCCTGCTGGTCCCGGCGAGCCGGGCCCTGCGCTCCGGCTCCTGAGCGGCGCCGGTTTTTGCATCGCGACGCGATCGTCGGACACCGTATGATACGGCACGTCGCGTTCTCGAGGCCCCGTCGCGTCATTTTCCGCCTGGTATCCGGTCCCCTTCACGGGAATTTGCTCTAAGGTCGCCCCATGGCATCGCACCACCGTCCCGAGGCCGCGCTGGCCAGCCTTCCCTACCGGCCTTGCGTCGGCATCACGCTGTTCAACCGCGACGGGCTGGTCTTCGCCGGCCACCGGCGGTACGATTCCGGCGATCTCGGCGCCTATGCCTGGCAGATGCCGCAGGGCGGCATCGACGAGGGCGAGGCGCCGCGCGAGGCCGCCCTGCGCGAGCTCTACGAGGAGACCAGCGTCGCGCCGGGCTCGGTGCGCTTCCTCGCCGAGGCGCCGGGCTGGTACTCCTACGACCTGCCGACCTTCACCGAGGGCAAGCCCTGGAAGGGGCGCTTCCGCGGCCAGACCCAGAAGTGGTTCGCCTTCGCCTTCGAGGGCGACGAGCGCGAGATCGACATCCTGCGGCCGGGCGGCGGCGCCCACAAGGCGGAGTTCGACGGCTGGCGCTGGGAGCCGCTGGCCAACCTCGCCGCGCTGGTGATCCCGTTCAAGCGCCCGGTCTACGAGCAGGTGATCGCCGCCTTCGCCCACCTCGCGCGTCCGGCGTGACCGGCCCCGTGCGCGTCCACGTCGGCGGCAGGGCATGACGCGCTGGTGGCTCGCGGGCCTGGCGATCCTCGTCGCGTGGATCGCCTACGGCGCCTCGCCCTATCTGGCGCTCTACCGCATCTCGCAGGCGGTGCATGCCCACGATGCGACGGCCCTGGAGCAGCGGGTGAACTTCCGCACCCTGCGGCTGTCCCTGACCAAGCAGGCGCTCGCCGCGGCGGTCGACGCCATCGCGGCGCGGCGCGACCTGTCGCCCCGGGAGCGCACCATCCTGACCGAGGCGAGCGGGGCGCTCGCCGGGCCGCTGGTCGAATCCCTGGTCACGCCCGAGACGCTGATCGACCTCCTCGACGACGGTTGGCCGGTGCGCGCCGGCCTCGCCCGCGACAATGTCCCCCGCGACAGTGCCCCCCGCGACGGCGCGCCCGGCGACACGACGGCGTCCCCTCACGAACCGTCCACTCAGGAGGCCCCGAGGAAGGACGGCCTCGGCCTGAACGCCTCGACGTTCAGCCAGCTCTTCGCCCTGTTCCGCTCGGCCGAGCCGCGGGGTTTTCGCGGCATGGTGGTGAGCTACCCGCCGGACCGGCCGATCGAGAACCGCTTCCGCCTTCGCCTTCGCCTGCGCGGCTGGACCTGGCGCCTCGTCGATCTCGAACTGCCCGGCGCCTTGCGCGAACGGATCAGCCAGCGGCTCACCGGCGCGATGCAGCGCTGAGCGCGCGAGAGGCGGGGCCCCGCCCTTGATGAGGACCCTCCGGCTCCTCATATCGTGACCTGGGCCGGCGGAGTTGCGGTCGGCCCCGACGGGCGCTGCGGATGCGGGCCCGGACAGCCCACGAAGTGCCTCCGCAACAGGGCTTCGCCGACATCATGACGCGTCCTTCGCCGTTCGGGCATCCGTTCCTGCTGGGCTTCGACGAGATCGAGCAGGCGCTCGACCGCGTCGCCAAGGCCGCCAACGACGGCTACCCGCCCTACAACATCGAGCGTCTGCCCCGGACCGAGCGCGAGCCCGAGCGGCTGCGCATCACGCTCGCCGTGGCCGGCTTCACCCGCGACCAGCTCGACGTGACCCTGGAGGAGAGCCAGCTCATCGTCCGCGGCCGGCAGGCCGACGACAAGAGCCGGACCTTCCTCCACCGGGGCATCGCCGCCCGGCAGTTCCAGCGCGCCTTCCTGCTCGCCGACGGCATGGAGGTGCTGGGCGCCGACCTGTCGAACGGACTCCTGTCGATCGACCTCGCCCGGCCCGAGCCGGAGCGCATCGTGCGACGGATCGACATCGGGTCGCGCGACGGCGACTGACCGTCCCCATATCATCCGTACACCGGTCGGCGGGCCGCTTCGGGGCCTCAGCCGATCACCGTCCTGCTGCCTTTCAGAGGAGGGCGCATCATGTCCGACAACACCCCGACCATGGACTCCACCGCGCTCGCGGCCCTCGGCGAGGGCCACGTGGCCTATATCCGCGCCATGCGCTCGGAGGAGGTCAAGCGCCTCTTCCCCGAGGCCCCCGACCTGACCCCCGGCCTCGACCTGTTCGCCGTGCTCTCGGCGAGCGGCGCCCCGATCCTGCTCACCGACAGCCGCGACGCCGCCTTCGCCAATGCCTGGGCGCACGATCTGCAGGCGGTCAGCGTCCACTGACCACCCGATCGGGAGGGCGTCAGCCTTCCCTGGGCGCGATCCCCTCGACCGCCGCCACCAGGCGGTCGAGATCGGCGGGACCGGAGAGACGGTGGTCGCCCTCCTTGGTCAGGGTGAGGACCACGCCCGTCTCCGGCAGCCGCTCGACGAGCGTCATCGCATGCGGCCACGGCACGTCCGGATCGGCCATCCCCTGCAGGATGTGGACCGGGCAGCCCGGATCGATCGGGCCGCCGAGCATCAGGTGGTGCCGCCCGTCCTCGATGAGCGCCCGGGTCACCGGCGTCGGCTCGGGCGAGTATTGCGACTCGCGCTGCCACACCCCGTTCTCCATCACCTGACGGCGGATCTCCTCCGGGAATCGCTGCCACATCAGCACCTCCGTGAAATCCGTCGCGGGCGCGATCAGCACCAGCCCGGCGGGCCGCACCCTGGCGGCGGCGAGGAGCGCGATCCACCCGCCCATCGACGAGCCGACCAGGACCGGGCGCTGCGGCGCCAGGGCGGCGATGACGCCTTCCGCATCGGCGAGCCAGTCCGAGATCGTGCAATCGGCGAAGGTGCCCTCCGATTCGCCGTGGCCGGTATAGTCGAAGCGCACGAAGGCGCGGCCTTTTCGCGACGCCCATGCGTCCAGGGCCTCGGCCTTGGTGGCGCGCATGTCCGACCGGAAGCCGCCGAGCCAGACCACCGGCGGTCCCGCACCGGGCCGCACCAGGGTGGCGAGGCGGCGGCCCCGCACGTCCAGCAGGGTGGCGGGTGGGCGCGGTGCTGCCGCCGTGTGCTCGTGCATGACGTTATCCCCGTTATTCCGTGGGCAACCCTGGTCGCGGCCGCCCGGTGCCCAAGGTTTACCGATCCGCAACACGACAGGGCGACCTTGATGCATCGTCCGTGAGCGGACCGTGCCGGCCGGCTTCTACACCGGAGACGGCCGGCGGTCCTGTGTGAGATCCGGTCGGCCTCTCGCCGGCCTTCGTCGATTCCTGCGCAGAGCGGGTGCCGTCATGCCGCGAGTGCTGCGATCAGAACCCTGACCCGGAGTCCCATGCCGTCGAGCCAGGCCACGCCGTTCCCGGCCGCGAGCCATCCGCTGGCGGGCCGCACCGTGCTTCAGATCATCCCGGAGCTCGACGCCGGCGGCGCCGAGCGCACCGCCGTCGACGTGGCGGCGGCGCTCGCCGCCGCGGGCGCCCGGGCGCTCGTCGCCACCGAGGGCGGGCGCCTCGTCGGCGAGCTGCAGGCCAAGGGCGGCGCCTGGGTGCCGTTCCCGGCGCGATCCAAGAACCCCTTTGCCATGGCGCTCCATGTCGGGCGGCTGATGCGGATCTGCCGGGCGGAGCGGGTCGACCTGATCCATGCCCGCTCGCGGGCCCCGGCCTGGGTGGGCTTAGGCGCCGCGCGGCGGCTGCGCATCCCCTTCGTCACCACCTATCACGGCAGCTATGCCGGCCGCTCGCCGGCAAAGCTCCTCTACAACTCGGTGATGGCGCGCGGCGACGTGGTGATCGCCAATTCGCACTTCACCGCCGACGCGATCCGGCGCCTCTTTCCGCAGGTCGCCGGCGACCGGGTGCGGGTGATCCACCGCGGCACCGATCTCGCGGCCTTCGCGCCCGCCCAGGTCGCGCCGCAGCGGGTCGAGGCCCTGCGCCGGGCCTGGGGCGTCGCCCCGCACGAGCGGGTGGTGCTGCTCGCCGCCCGCCTCACGCCCTGGAAGGGGCACCGCGTGCTGATCGAGGCGGCGGCCGCCTTGCGCGCGCAGGGTGTCGCCGAGTTCACCGTGGTGCTGGCGGGCGATCCGCAGGGACGGACCGCCTACCTGCGCGAACTGGACGCGATGATCGCGGCGCATGGGCTCGCGGGCTCGGTGAAGCGCGTCGGC from Methylobacterium aquaticum encodes:
- a CDS encoding murein hydrolase activator EnvC family protein is translated as MTRALLAIVLSLAAASLACAQPAPAEDPVAKAQAEKDRKAESLRAIETALQASAETKARLEREVAEIKGDGARLNQALIDAARKAQEAETRISDLEGRLQTMAGSETALRRSLEARRGVIAEVLAALQRMGRRPPPAVLVRPEDVLAAIRTSMLLGAVVPELQGEAETLAGDLAELVRLRGLIAADQETLRGDIKGWAAERQRLTALISARQARLGEAESGLTAERERATGLAGQARTLKDLVDRLDGDLANARKAAGAAREAAEAESRETRERFAAASLRDPARLAPKVPFPQVRGLVPRPVSGEVVRTFGSPDGAGGTSRGISLMTRPRGVVSSPADGWVAYAGAFRSYGRLLIINAGDGYYLLLAGMDQINVEVGQFVLAGEPVAVMGDTGSAPSAGAGGRNDPVLYVEFKKDGGSIDPDPWWAKGSSEKVRG
- a CDS encoding DUF1150 family protein — its product is MSDNTPTMDSTALAALGEGHVAYIRAMRSEEVKRLFPEAPDLTPGLDLFAVLSASGAPILLTDSRDAAFANAWAHDLQAVSVH
- a CDS encoding RNA pyrophosphohydrolase; this translates as MASHHRPEAALASLPYRPCVGITLFNRDGLVFAGHRRYDSGDLGAYAWQMPQGGIDEGEAPREAALRELYEETSVAPGSVRFLAEAPGWYSYDLPTFTEGKPWKGRFRGQTQKWFAFAFEGDEREIDILRPGGGAHKAEFDGWRWEPLANLAALVIPFKRPVYEQVIAAFAHLARPA
- a CDS encoding Hsp20 family protein, giving the protein MTRPSPFGHPFLLGFDEIEQALDRVAKAANDGYPPYNIERLPRTEREPERLRITLAVAGFTRDQLDVTLEESQLIVRGRQADDKSRTFLHRGIAARQFQRAFLLADGMEVLGADLSNGLLSIDLARPEPERIVRRIDIGSRDGD
- a CDS encoding glycosyltransferase family 4 protein, with the protein product MPSSQATPFPAASHPLAGRTVLQIIPELDAGGAERTAVDVAAALAAAGARALVATEGGRLVGELQAKGGAWVPFPARSKNPFAMALHVGRLMRICRAERVDLIHARSRAPAWVGLGAARRLRIPFVTTYHGSYAGRSPAKLLYNSVMARGDVVIANSHFTADAIRRLFPQVAGDRVRVIHRGTDLAAFAPAQVAPQRVEALRRAWGVAPHERVVLLAARLTPWKGHRVLIEAAAALRAQGVAEFTVVLAGDPQGRTAYLRELDAMIAAHGLAGSVKRVGHCSDMPAAYRAASVVAVPSTEPEAFGRSAVEAQALGTPVVVSDLGAVPETVLAPPEVPAHERTGWRVPAGDATALAGAVAEALQLGASARDALVRRARRHVETHFSLELMLADTLAVYADLLDGTPAGEGP
- a CDS encoding divergent polysaccharide deacetylase family protein yields the protein MPLASDTILTRPLGLRDEASARLQHWRAALRPRVVAAAGLGAGVLALAAFLVLSDDPLAGEPYAIATVEVRAPVAPVPEPAIPSRPDPASRSAGEVERASGVAVTRPEGTGAPDSVVIRVPGNGPIQLAPAPDPRLSERGRYGTLPKIGPDGAKALDVYARPEASGLEKGGAVAGRIALVVSGLGIGQAATQDAVQRLPPAISLAFAPYGADVTRSAARAREAGHEVLVQAPMEPFDYPDNDPGPQTLLAGGKPAENLDRLAFVLARVPGAVGVMNFMGARLTSESAALEPVLREIGGRGLGFLDDGTSPRSLARDVGRKAKVPVARADIVVDAVPRPDAIDRELARLEEAARKSGFALGSASALPLSIDRIARWSRDLESRGILLVPASRALRSGS
- a CDS encoding DUF2939 domain-containing protein, whose product is MTRWWLAGLAILVAWIAYGASPYLALYRISQAVHAHDATALEQRVNFRTLRLSLTKQALAAAVDAIAARRDLSPRERTILTEASGALAGPLVESLVTPETLIDLLDDGWPVRAGLARDNVPRDSAPRDGAPGDTTASPHEPSTQEAPRKDGLGLNASTFSQLFALFRSAEPRGFRGMVVSYPPDRPIENRFRLRLRLRGWTWRLVDLELPGALRERISQRLTGAMQR
- a CDS encoding alpha/beta hydrolase — translated: MHEHTAAAPRPPATLLDVRGRRLATLVRPGAGPPVVWLGGFRSDMRATKAEALDAWASRKGRAFVRFDYTGHGESEGTFADCTISDWLADAEGVIAALAPQRPVLVGSSMGGWIALLAAARVRPAGLVLIAPATDFTEVLMWQRFPEEIRRQVMENGVWQRESQYSPEPTPVTRALIEDGRHHLMLGGPIDPGCPVHILQGMADPDVPWPHAMTLVERLPETGVVLTLTKEGDHRLSGPADLDRLVAAVEGIAPREG
- a CDS encoding S41 family peptidase; this translates as MRKVSLVLFGAMLGAGTATVATQTHLLSSTSAVAASAETYRQLSLFGDVFEKIRTDYVEKPDEGKLIEAAVNGMLTSLDPHSSYMDAKSFRDMQVQTKGEFGGLGIEVTMEDGLIKVVTPIDDTPAARAGLLANDIITQIDGDQVQGLTLNQAVDKMRGPVNSPVKLKITRKEAKDPLEVTLNRDLIRIKPVRSRTEGGDIGYIRLTQFNEQTYDGLKAAVDKLSTELPGDKLKGFVIDLRNNPGGLLDQAVMVSDAFLDRGEIVSTRGRNPDETQRFSAKSGDLTKGKPIVVLVNGGSASASEIVAGALQDHKRATVLGTRSFGKGSVQSIIPLGGNGALRLTTARYYTPSGRSIQAKGIEPDQEVLQDVPDELKGKDETKGEAGLKGHLKQKDTEERGGSSAYVPPDPAKDKQLLAAVDFLHGVQKGAANTAKSTDKPTDTKPN